Sequence from the candidate division WOR-3 bacterium genome:
TATTTACAACCCCAAAGCCTTCAAAATCTCCGAGTATTTTTGAAATTTTATAAACAGCTTCTGCTCTTTCTTCTTCACTAACATTTAAAGTTTTTTCATCAAAAGTAAAAACATTTTTATAAGTGTAAGGGCCGGGAAAACCTGGATAATCAGATGGAGCTGCGTTTTTTAACATTTCATAAGTTTTTTCAACAATTTCTTTTGCCTCTTTAATCTCAGGATTGCTGAAAAACCTTGTAACAACAAAATTTTTTTCCTTTATGCTTATTCCCACTCTCATTTCTTCATAGGAAGTATTCTGATGTATTTTACTTTTTGAATACCTTGTTATATCATTTTTTTCATAAAGGAAGGCAACAAAAATTTCCTCACCTTTTTTATTTTCAAGAATTTTTTTAAAAAAATCTTCATAAAAATCAAAACCTTTCATATTTTTTCCTCCTTATAAGTTATTTTTCCCTTGTTTATTGTATAGATAACTTTACCCTTTAATTTATAGCCTTTAAAAGGTGTATTTTTACCTTTACTAAAAAATTCATCTGGATTACAAATCCATTCCCTATTTACATCAACAAGAGTTATACTGGCAAAATTATTCTCCTTTATTTTACCGTAACCTTCAATACAAAATATTTTAGCTGGATTATAGGACATAAATCTTGCTATATCTTTAAGTTCAAATATTTTTTTGTGATAAAAAAATGTTAATATAAGAGAAAGAGAAATTTCAATACTTGAAATTCCTGAAGGTGAAAGATCAAATTCCTTTTCTTTATCAAAAAGTCTGTGAGGAGCATGGTCTGTTGCAATTATATCTATAATTCCTTCTTTTAAACCTTCAATCAACTTCTCTCTATCTTCTTCTTCCCTTAAGGGTGGATTAACCTTACAATTTGTGTCAAAATCACCTATTGCTTTTTCAGTTAGTATTAAGTGATGTGGACTTGCTTCTGCTGTAATATTGAGTCCTTCTTTCTTTGCTTTCTTAATTATATCAACACTTTCCTTTGCTGAAACATGGGCTATATGTAATCTACCTTTTGTTTTTTTAAGAAGAACTATATCCCTTAAAATTGCTATTATTTCACCTTCCCTTGGTCTACCTTTAAGACCAAGTGACAAGGTAAAGGGAGATTCATTAGCAACTCCTTCTTCACATAAAAATTTATCTTCAGCATGCTGTATTAAGGGTTTATCAAAATCTCTTGTATAATAAAGGGCACTTTCCATAAGCTTTGAATTTTGAACATAATTTCCATCATCAGAGAAAGCGATAGCTCCTTCCTTTAGCATTTCATAATAATCAGCAAGTTCTTCACCCTTTCTCCCTTTTGTTATTGCACCAACTGGTAAAACTTCACAGTATCCATAAAAGTTAGCTTTTTCTTTAACATATTTAACAACTGAACCCCTATCCATACAGGGGTCAGTATTTGGCATGGCAAATATTAGAACATAACCTCCTTTTGAAGCAGCTTTAGTCCCTGTTTCTATTGTCTCACTTTCTTCAAAACCCGGCTCCCTTAAATGAGAATGGGCATCAATAAGACCAGGGAAAGCATATAATTTTTCCCCATCTATAACTAAACTCACCTCCTTTTTAATTCCCCTTGCTATACCAACTATTTTTTCACCTTCAATTAAAATATCAAAATTTTCTTTTATGCCTTCTTCAGGGTCAACTATATTAACATTTTTAATTAAAATTTCTTCCAATTTAAATTGAATTTATTGTTTCCTTTAGCCTCAGCAATTCAAGCATTGTAGCTGCTGCCTTTTCTCCCCTGTTACCCATTTTACCACCGGATCTCTCAATGCCCTGAAGAGTATCAGAAACTGTTATTATTCCCATTCCAAGAGGTATTCCCTTTTCCTTTGCAATTTTTATTACATTCTTTATACTCTCACTTGCAACAAACCTGTGGTGTTCTGTTTCTCCCTCAACTACTGCTCCAAGAACTAAAAAAGCATTATATTTTTCAGGGTATTTGTCTTTTAAAAAAGAAAAAGCACTTATGATTTCAAGGGATCCTGGAACAATATAAACATCAATTTGATCTTCCTCAGCACCGCATCTTTTTAGAAATTCTTTTGCACCTTTTAACAATTCAAAGGTTATATGGGAATGAAATCTTGAAACTATTATGCAAAATTTATCTTTTTTATTTACAATCAATTTACCTGAATACTCAGGCATTATAGTTTCCTCCCCTCTTTTTGAATTCTTTCAAGCCAGTGGCCCATTTTTTCCTTTTTAATTTTTAAATATTCCTTGTTATTTTCATTTGGTTCTACTTCTATAGGCACTCTTTCAACTATTTCTATGCCATAACCTTTAAGACCTACAACTTTTGAAGGGTTATTTGTTAAAAGCCTTATCCTTCTTAAGTTAAGATCAAGTAAAATCTGAGCTCCTATTCCATAATCTCTCAAGTCAGGAGGAAATCCTATAGCCTCATTTGCTTCAATGGTGTCAAGCCCTCTTTCTTGTAATTCATAGGTTTTTAATTTATTCAAAAGTCCTATTCCTCTTCCCTCCTGTCTCATATAAACAAGAACTCCCTCTCCTTCCTCCCTTATCATTTCCATTGCCTTTTCCAGTTGTTCTCCGCAATCACACCTTAAGGAATGTAATATATCACCTGTTACGCATTCTGAATGCACTCTTACAAGAACATTATCTTTACCTTCAGGTTCACCATAAAGTAAGGCAAGATGAACTTCTTCATCCACAATGTCCTCGTATGCATAAAGTCTAAAATTACCAAATTTTGTTGGAAGATTCACATTAGCAACTCTTTTTACAAGTCTTTCTCTCTTTATTCTGTATTTAATTAAATCAGCTATTGTGATTATCTTCAAATCAAATTTCTCTGCTATTTCAAAAAGCTTTGGCAATCTTGCCATTGATCCATCATCATCCATTATTTCACATAAAACTCCAGCAGGATATAAACCAGCGAGTCTTGCAAGATCAACTGCTGCTTCAGTATGTCCAGCCCTTCTCAAGACTCCAGCTTCTTGAGCTCTAAGAACATGAACATGGCCTGGGATAGCAAGATCTTCGTGGGTGGTTTTTGGATCAATTGCAACTCTGATTGTTCTTGCTCTGTCATAGGCAGATGAACCGGTACTAACTCCCTTTTTAGCATCTATAGGTGCAACAAAAGGAGTTCCCATTTTGGAGGTATTTATATGTGAAAAATCTGGAATTTGCAGCTCTTCTATCCTTTTCTTTGTAAGGGAAAGGCAAATTAATCCTCTTGCATGGGTAGCCATAAAATTTATATGTTCAGGTGTAACTTTCTCTGCTGCAACAATCATATCTCCCTCATTTTCTCTATCCTCGTCATCTACAACAATTACAATTTTACCTTTTCTTATATCTTCAAGGGCTTCTTCAATAGTAGAAAAGTTCAGTTTCTTCATACTTAAGTTCCTCCTTTAAAAATTTCAATCATAATTATAAAGTTTTTAAAAGTTAATATCAATATCTTATAATTTTTTATGGCACATGCTTATACACCTGGTTTAAAGGTATGTGAAAAAACTTTAATTTTAAAAGAAAGAAGACTTCCCCTAAAGGGGGAAGTCCTTGTTAAAAAAGGAGAATATGTAAAAGCTGAAGATGTGGTTGCAAGAACTCTTTTACCTGGTAATGTTCATCCCTTAAATGTAGCAGGCCTTCTTGGAGCATCTCCGCAGGAACTTCCAAATTTAATGCTCAAAAAAGAAGGGGATGATATTAAAAAGGATGAAATTATCGCCTTAAGTAAAGGGTTTTTTGGACTTTTTAAAACAGAGGTAAAAAGTCCTGTGGATGGGAAAATTGAGCAAATATCAACTGTAACAGGACAGGTAATCATAAGGGAACCACCAATTCCTGTGGAAGTTAAAGCGTATTTTGATGGAATTGTAGAGGATATTATTCCCGAAGAAGGAGTAATTATGAGAACAACAGCTACCTTTATACAGGGGATATTTGGAGTCGGAGGAGAAAAAATTGGTAAACTTAAAATTCTTGTAGATTCACCAGAGGAAGAACTCACAGTTGAAAAGGTTAAAAAAATAAAAGATAATTTAGAGGGCTCTATTGTTGTAGGAGGAAGTTTCGTAACAAGTGAAGTTCTTAAAATACTTGAAGAAATGGGCGTTTTAGGTTGTGTAGTTGGAGGAATTGATGATGAAAATTTGAAAAAATTTTTAGGATTTGATATTGGAGTTGCAATAACAGGTTCTGAACCTTTGAAGGTAACTTTAATTTTAACAGAGGGATTTGGGAAACTCGAGATGGCTAAAAGGACATTTGAACTTCTTAAAAAAAGAGAAGGGGATAAGTGTTCAATAAATGGGGCAACCCAGATAAGGGCAGGTGTAATTAGACCAGAAATTATAATTCCCTATGAAAAAGTTGAAGAAGTGAAAGAGGAAGAAGAACTTAAAGAGGGGCTTGTAGAAGGAACCTTAGTAAGAATAATAAGGGATCCTTATTTTGGGGAAATTGGAAAAGTAATAGCACTTCCACCTGAACTGAGACTTATTGAAACAGAAGCGAAAGTAAGAGTTCTTGAAGTAGAATTAAAAGATGGGAAAAGGGTTGTTGTTCCAAGAGCAAATGTTGAAATCTTAGAGGTTTAATAATGCTTGAGAATAGTTTTGAAAAAGAACTTGTAGAGGGTGAATTACTATTTAGGGAAGGTGAGCCAGGTGATGAGATATATATAATTAAAAAGGGAAAAATAAAAATATTTAAAGAAATCAATGGTGAGGAAAAGATACTGGCAATATTAAAAGAAGGAGAAGTTTTTGGTGAAATGGCAGTTCTTGATGGTAAACCGAGAAGTGCAAGTGCAATGGCTATTGAAAACACTGTATTAGAAGTATTAAATAAGGAAAGTATATTAAAAGTTATTAGCTCTCACCCACTTGTTAAATATCTCATAGATACTTTGACAGAGAGATTAAGAAGAGCAGATGAACTGTTAAGACTTTTAACAATAAAACATGAAGAACAGAGATTTTTAACATACCTTATAATAAGAGCAAAGGAAGGTCTAAGAGAAGATATAGATTTAGCTGAGATTGAATATTTTACAGGTATAGAAAAAGAAACTCTTCTTTCATTTATAAATGACCTTGAAAAAAGGGGACTTATTCTTTTCAGAGAGAATAAAATAAAAATATTAAAACCTGAAGAAATTGAAGAATACAGAAAGTATATATTTTTAAAGGAAAAATTTGAAAGGGAAAGGAAAATTGAGTAAAATTTATGAAAAATTTGAAGGATATAATATTAAAGAAAGAGGAGATTGAAAAAAAACTCTCTGATCCTGAAATAATAAAAGATAAGAAAAAACTTCAAGAGCTTAATAAGGAATATAAAAATATAAAGGAAAAGGCTGAAATAGCTGAAAAAATTCTGAATATAGATAAAGAATTAGAAGAAATTGAAAGTTTGCTTTTGACAGAAAAAGACGATGATATGATTAAATATCTAAATGAAGAAAAAGAGGAAAAGATAAAAGAAAAAAACAGATTACTATTTTTATTACTTGAAAAAGAGAAGGGAGAATTTGAAAATAACTGCATACTTGAAATAAGGGCAGGAACAGGTGGTGAAGAGGCAAGTCTATTTGCGAAAGACCTTTTAAGAATGTATTTAAAATTCTGTGAAAAAAAGAATTTTAAGGTCTCAATCACAGATTTAAGGGAAAGTGATTTAGGAGGAATTAAGGAAGTTGTTCTTTTAATTGAAGGAAAAAACGCATATAGATTTTTAAGATATGAAAGTGGGGTTCACAGGGTTCAGAGAATTCCTGTGACAGAATCTGGTGGAAGAATTCACACATCAACAGCATCAGTTGCTGTCCTTCCTGAAATTGAGGATATTGAAGTTGAAATAAAACCAGAAGACCTTGAAATAGAAACAAAAAGAGCGAGCGGACCGGGAGGCCAGCATATGCAGAAAACTGATTCAGCTGTAAGAATAAAGCATATACCTACAGGAATTATTGTTCAGTGTCAGGATGAAAGGTCCCAGCATAAAAACAAAGAAAAAGCTTTAAGAATTTTAAAATCAAGGATATATGAGTATGAAAGGGAAAAAAGAGAAAAAGAATTAAGAAATCTGAGAAAGGAGCAAATAGGGACTCAGGATAGAAGTGAAAAAATAAGGACTTACAACTTTTTACAGAATAGGGTAACAGACCATAGAATTCCTTTGACAGTTTATAATTTAGAGGAAGTTCTTGAAGGGAATATTGATCCCTTTATAGAGGCAATGGAAAAAAAGAGGTTTGAAGAAATAACTAAAGAAAGTTGATTTTTTATTAATTTTTCTTTTATATTTATTATTAAGGCGGCGTGGCCGAGTGGCATAGGCAGCGGTTTGCAAAACCGCTTACCTCGGTTCAATTCCGGGCGCCGCCTTTAAATTTTTTTAGTGGAAAAATTTGATATTCTCTTTAAAAATGCTTTAATAATTTTAAATAAAGAAAAATATATTGAAAAGGGGTTTCTGGGTGTAAAAGATGGAAAAATTGTATATGTTTCTGATAAAGAACCCCAAATTGAATCAAGAGAAATTTTTGAACTTAAAGACAGAATAATTTCACCTGGATTTTTTAATACCCATACCCATATTCCAATGACACTTTTAAGAGGATTTGCCGATGATTTACCTCTTATGGAGTGGCTCACTAAATATATTTGGCCTCTTGAATCCAAACTACTTTCACCAGAATATGTCAAAATGGGATCTTACCTTGGATTAATTGAAATGATAAAATCAGGAACTATCGGATTTGCCGATATGTATTTTTTTGAAGAGGAAGTTGCAGAAGTAATAAATGAGGCAAAAATATATGCTCTTTTATCCATAGGAATACTTGATTTTGAAACCCCTTATTATAAAAACTCAAAAGAAGCAATCAAAAAAACTGAAAATTTATTTAACATTTATAAAAACCATGAAAGGATTAAAATAAGTCCAGGACCACATGCAATTTATTCCTGCTATAAAGAAACAATAAGTGAAAGTGTAAATCTTGCCAAAAAACATAATCTTCCTATTCATATCCATATTTCAGAAACAAAAGGAGAAGTTGAGGATTCATATAAAAAATTTGGTAAAACACCAATATTTTATCTTGAAGAAACAGGAATTTTTGATTTAAAAGTAATAGCAGCTCACTGTGTTCATTTAACCGATGAGGAAATTGATTTCCTTAAAGATAAAAATTTTTATATTTCACATAATATTACAAGCAATTTGAAACTTGCCTCTGGAATACTTCCCTTTAAAAAATATAGAGAAAAGGGATTAAAGATAACCATAGGAACAGATAGTGCTTCATCTAATAATAACTTAGATATGTTAAGGGAAATGAAACTTGTCTCCTTAATCCATAAAGGCATAAACTATGACCCGCTCATTTCAAGTGCAAGGGAAGTTTTTGATATGGCAACGAAAAAGGGAGCAGAGGCTCTTGGTTTTGATTCAGGAGAAATAACTGAAGGTAAAAGTGCAGATTTAGTCATTTTTAACCCTGAAAAAGAAGGAACTCTCCCCTTTTATGACCCCTATTCCTATATAGTTTATGCAGCAGGTAAGCAAAGTGTTGAAAGTGTTATGGTAAAGGGAAAATGGATTTTAAAAAATTATGAATTTAAAACTCTTGACGAAGAAAAAATTATAAGAGAATCAAAAAATTGGAAAGAAAAGATTAAAAATTTAATTTAAAATTTATTTACTCTTTTCCCTTTAAAAACAATTTAATAATTAAAACAGAAATAAAACTTAAAAGAGCATAAACCAGAAAACCCCTTGCAAAACCAGTATTACCTAATAAATCTACAAAATACCCAAGAACAGGAGGGACAGCAAAACCACCAAAGGCACCCAAACCCCCTATCCATCCAGCAGCACCACCCACTGCTTCTTTTATATACTTAGGAACAAGTTTAAAAATTGCTGCATTTGCAATACCCATACCTACACTCATTAAAATTACACCTAAAAAACAGAAGAAAAATTTAAAGGAAAAAGAAAGAATAAGGGAACCAATTAAAATGATAATAAAACTAAAAAGGGAGAGTCTTTCTCCACCAATTTTATCTGAAATTGCTCCACCCAGAACACGGAAAAGGGAGGCAAGGATAGAAAAGAATAAAGCAGTTAAAACACCTGATGTTTTTATATCAAGATTATGAAAAAGAGAAAAATAGGAAGGAAGCCAGGTAGTCAAAGCAAGGAAACCACCAAAAGAGGTAAAGTAGAGGGAAAAAAGTATCCATGTTTTAATATTTTTAGCAGAAATAATAAGAGCCTCTTTAAATTTACTTGATGGAAAAATTTCCTGTCCAAGGGAAAAAGCAATTTTCTTTGATTCTTCATCAGTAAAATTTCTTGACTTTAATTGGAAATAAAAGGAATCACATGAAATTAAAGCATAAAGTATAGTTCCTAAAATTAAAAATATAAACCATAAAAGATAGGCCTTTGGTAAACCTAAATTGGAAAGAGCAAAAGGTAATAAGAGGGTAAATATTCCCGGTGCTGTATTGCCAAGCCCTCCATAAATACCAAGAACATAACCCTGTTTCTTTTGAGGGAACCAGTAAGAAACCTGCGAAATTCCTACAGGAAAGGTTGCGACACCACAACCACATAAGGCACCGAAAAAAAGAATCAAAGGATAATGGGACATCCTTAATTTATCCGGAAAATAATTAAACAAAATAAAAATTAGACCAGCCATTCCAATAATTGAGAGTAAAAAAAGAATCATAAAGGCTTTTTTCCCACCAAATTTATCCGCCATTGCTCCAAAGGGAATTCTCAAAAGAGAGCCTGTTAACTGGGGAATTGAAACAAGTAAACCAAGGGAAATGCCGGAAAGTCCGAGAATTTCTTTAAAATTTTTTGCAGCAGGACCGTATAAACTTACTGCCGCAAAACCTATAAAAAAACCAAGGGTCGCTCCAATAAGACCAAGATTTGGATTTCCTTTTAAACCCTCTCTTTTAATTAATTCCATTTTTTCCATATTAACGCCTCCTGTTCCAGACAACAAGCTGATAGGGTCTTATAACAAATCTCACAGGAAAAGTGAAAATATGAATAAGTCTTGTAAATGGGAAAATAAATATTAAAAGAAAGGCATTGAAAAAATGGAGTTTAACTAAAAAGGGAAAATTTTTTATATAACTTATATCAGGTTTAAATTTTAAAAGAGAAAGTAAATAGGGAACAACTGTATCAAGTGACCACAAAGCACCCCATCTTTTAAAAATTGCAATATAAATACCTGTTAAAACCTGTATTAAAAGTAAAAATATAAGTAAATAATCAAAAAAACTCGAAACTGAAATTATTCTTGAGTCTAAAATTCTCCTTAAGAAGAGAATGAATAAACTAAAAAATGTAAAAATTGCAATTCCCAATCCTGTAATTTCAAAAAAATAGAGATTTAAAGTTCCTTTTAAAAAATTCCTTAATAAATCAGGAAATAACAGTGCTAAAAGATGAAAGAAAAGAATTATTATTATTATTCCGTAATGCCACCCTATAGAACCATAAAAAAGTTTTTTACTTTCAAGAAACTGTGAGGATAAACTGGAAAAGGAAAATCTGTCAGAAAAGTATCTATAAAGGGAAAAGATTATTGCTATAAAAAGGGAAATATAAGGGAAAATAGCAAAAAATATTAAATCATTCATTTTGAATTAAAGAAATAATAGGGGATTTGAACCTATTTAAAAAAACTTCAAGGGATTCCATTAAAAATAAATAGGGATTTTCCCTTGAAAGCAAGGATTTCATTTTAACTAAAGATGGCAACAAACCCTCTTCAAGAATAACTTTTACATCTTCCTTTTCAAAACCTTTAAAATTTATAAAGTCAATAAGGATGGAGATATGGTCGGGCAATTCTCTCTCATCAAAAGAAAATTTATTTTTTTCATAAATCTTTTTCAATTTAACAAGGAATTCTCCCTTTTTATAGGAATCTTCAAACAGGTGATAACCTATATAAGGTGGTGATGAAGGAGCTAAATCAAAAGTCCTTGTATATATTTCCCTTAAGGAAAAAATATCAAGATCTTTTACAATTTCAAAAAATTTTTTAAAAAAAACATCATCTTTCAATAACTTTAAAAGTTCAAAGGCATATTCCTTATAGTTTTCTTCAGGATATCTGAATAGATTACTGTATAAATAAAGAATTTTTTTTACCATCTTCTTTCGGGTTTTCTTTTATATCCAAAACCTGTTTCACCTTTGAATTTATATACATCATCAATCATTTCTTCCCTTCCTGAAGGTGGAATCACAAATCTTTTTTCAATACTTGCAATTGAAGTTAATTCAAATATTTCCTCCAATTCTTTTTCATCAAGCCCTGCCTCTTTTAAATATTTATCCTTTTCTTCATCTTTTAAATCACCAACTTCTTTCCATCTTTTGAAAATTCTCACTGCAATTAATCTCTTATAAACATCCTTTATCAAATTTTCATCACCTGCGGAAAAAAGAGAGGCAAGGTATTTAATAGGTGCTCTGAAATTTTCCGGTTCAGAGAAAAAACTCTCCAGTAACCTTAATTTGCAATTTTCTTTTTTTGCTTTAACAGGTAAAAGTGGAGGAACATAAAATAACATTGGTAAAGTCCTAAATTCAGGATGAAGGGGAAGGGCAATTTTAAATTTTTTTACAAATTTATAAACAGGCGA
This genomic interval carries:
- a CDS encoding dihydroorotase → MEEILIKNVNIVDPEEGIKENFDILIEGEKIVGIARGIKKEVSLVIDGEKLYAFPGLIDAHSHLREPGFEESETIETGTKAASKGGYVLIFAMPNTDPCMDRGSVVKYVKEKANFYGYCEVLPVGAITKGRKGEELADYYEMLKEGAIAFSDDGNYVQNSKLMESALYYTRDFDKPLIQHAEDKFLCEEGVANESPFTLSLGLKGRPREGEIIAILRDIVLLKKTKGRLHIAHVSAKESVDIIKKAKKEGLNITAEASPHHLILTEKAIGDFDTNCKVNPPLREEEDREKLIEGLKEGIIDIIATDHAPHRLFDKEKEFDLSPSGISSIEISLSLILTFFYHKKIFELKDIARFMSYNPAKIFCIEGYGKIKENNFASITLVDVNREWICNPDEFFSKGKNTPFKGYKLKGKVIYTINKGKITYKEEKI
- the ribH gene encoding 6,7-dimethyl-8-ribityllumazine synthase, whose translation is MPEYSGKLIVNKKDKFCIIVSRFHSHITFELLKGAKEFLKRCGAEEDQIDVYIVPGSLEIISAFSFLKDKYPEKYNAFLVLGAVVEGETEHHRFVASESIKNVIKIAKEKGIPLGMGIITVSDTLQGIERSGGKMGNRGEKAAATMLELLRLKETINSI
- a CDS encoding bifunctional 3,4-dihydroxy-2-butanone-4-phosphate synthase/GTP cyclohydrolase II, whose translation is MKKLNFSTIEEALEDIRKGKIVIVVDDEDRENEGDMIVAAEKVTPEHINFMATHARGLICLSLTKKRIEELQIPDFSHINTSKMGTPFVAPIDAKKGVSTGSSAYDRARTIRVAIDPKTTHEDLAIPGHVHVLRAQEAGVLRRAGHTEAAVDLARLAGLYPAGVLCEIMDDDGSMARLPKLFEIAEKFDLKIITIADLIKYRIKRERLVKRVANVNLPTKFGNFRLYAYEDIVDEEVHLALLYGEPEGKDNVLVRVHSECVTGDILHSLRCDCGEQLEKAMEMIREEGEGVLVYMRQEGRGIGLLNKLKTYELQERGLDTIEANEAIGFPPDLRDYGIGAQILLDLNLRRIRLLTNNPSKVVGLKGYGIEIVERVPIEVEPNENNKEYLKIKKEKMGHWLERIQKEGRKL
- a CDS encoding Crp/Fnr family transcriptional regulator; the protein is MLENSFEKELVEGELLFREGEPGDEIYIIKKGKIKIFKEINGEEKILAILKEGEVFGEMAVLDGKPRSASAMAIENTVLEVLNKESILKVISSHPLVKYLIDTLTERLRRADELLRLLTIKHEEQRFLTYLIIRAKEGLREDIDLAEIEYFTGIEKETLLSFINDLEKRGLILFRENKIKILKPEEIEEYRKYIFLKEKFERERKIE
- the prfA gene encoding peptide chain release factor 1, with the translated sequence MKNLKDIILKKEEIEKKLSDPEIIKDKKKLQELNKEYKNIKEKAEIAEKILNIDKELEEIESLLLTEKDDDMIKYLNEEKEEKIKEKNRLLFLLLEKEKGEFENNCILEIRAGTGGEEASLFAKDLLRMYLKFCEKKNFKVSITDLRESDLGGIKEVVLLIEGKNAYRFLRYESGVHRVQRIPVTESGGRIHTSTASVAVLPEIEDIEVEIKPEDLEIETKRASGPGGQHMQKTDSAVRIKHIPTGIIVQCQDERSQHKNKEKALRILKSRIYEYEREKREKELRNLRKEQIGTQDRSEKIRTYNFLQNRVTDHRIPLTVYNLEEVLEGNIDPFIEAMEKKRFEEITKES
- a CDS encoding amidohydrolase, translating into MEKFDILFKNALIILNKEKYIEKGFLGVKDGKIVYVSDKEPQIESREIFELKDRIISPGFFNTHTHIPMTLLRGFADDLPLMEWLTKYIWPLESKLLSPEYVKMGSYLGLIEMIKSGTIGFADMYFFEEEVAEVINEAKIYALLSIGILDFETPYYKNSKEAIKKTENLFNIYKNHERIKISPGPHAIYSCYKETISESVNLAKKHNLPIHIHISETKGEVEDSYKKFGKTPIFYLEETGIFDLKVIAAHCVHLTDEEIDFLKDKNFYISHNITSNLKLASGILPFKKYREKGLKITIGTDSASSNNNLDMLREMKLVSLIHKGINYDPLISSAREVFDMATKKGAEALGFDSGEITEGKSADLVIFNPEKEGTLPFYDPYSYIVYAAGKQSVESVMVKGKWILKNYEFKTLDEEKIIRESKNWKEKIKNLI
- a CDS encoding MFS transporter; amino-acid sequence: MEKMELIKREGLKGNPNLGLIGATLGFFIGFAAVSLYGPAAKNFKEILGLSGISLGLLVSIPQLTGSLLRIPFGAMADKFGGKKAFMILFLLSIIGMAGLIFILFNYFPDKLRMSHYPLILFFGALCGCGVATFPVGISQVSYWFPQKKQGYVLGIYGGLGNTAPGIFTLLLPFALSNLGLPKAYLLWFIFLILGTILYALISCDSFYFQLKSRNFTDEESKKIAFSLGQEIFPSSKFKEALIISAKNIKTWILFSLYFTSFGGFLALTTWLPSYFSLFHNLDIKTSGVLTALFFSILASLFRVLGGAISDKIGGERLSLFSFIIILIGSLILSFSFKFFFCFLGVILMSVGMGIANAAIFKLVPKYIKEAVGGAAGWIGGLGAFGGFAVPPVLGYFVDLLGNTGFARGFLVYALLSFISVLIIKLFLKGKE
- the narI gene encoding respiratory nitrate reductase subunit gamma, with the translated sequence MNDLIFFAIFPYISLFIAIIFSLYRYFSDRFSFSSLSSQFLESKKLFYGSIGWHYGIIIIILFFHLLALLFPDLLRNFLKGTLNLYFFEITGLGIAIFTFFSLFILFLRRILDSRIISVSSFFDYLLIFLLLIQVLTGIYIAIFKRWGALWSLDTVVPYLLSLLKFKPDISYIKNFPFLVKLHFFNAFLLIFIFPFTRLIHIFTFPVRFVIRPYQLVVWNRRR
- a CDS encoding molecular chaperone TorD family protein; protein product: MVKKILYLYSNLFRYPEENYKEYAFELLKLLKDDVFFKKFFEIVKDLDIFSLREIYTRTFDLAPSSPPYIGYHLFEDSYKKGEFLVKLKKIYEKNKFSFDERELPDHISILIDFINFKGFEKEDVKVILEEGLLPSLVKMKSLLSRENPYLFLMESLEVFLNRFKSPIISLIQNE